The following proteins are encoded in a genomic region of Sorangiineae bacterium MSr12523:
- a CDS encoding GFA family protein, whose product MDRFTGGCRCGNVRIVASGLPYRVGICHCLDCRKQHAALFHASAIFPQDAVTIEGETREYVGRFFCPRCGSTVFSRTADEIEVSLGSLDAPDQLRPTYELWIVRRESWLPPFPRTKRYDRDREAKGRSEE is encoded by the coding sequence CAACGTACGAATTGTAGCGTCGGGCCTCCCATACCGGGTCGGCATTTGTCACTGTCTCGATTGCCGCAAGCAACATGCGGCCCTTTTTCACGCTTCCGCAATATTCCCTCAGGATGCGGTGACGATCGAGGGCGAAACACGGGAGTACGTCGGGCGGTTTTTCTGTCCTCGTTGCGGCTCGACCGTTTTCTCGCGTACCGCCGACGAAATCGAAGTGAGCCTAGGATCCCTGGACGCTCCTGACCAATTGAGGCCAACCTACGAACTCTGGATCGTTCGTCGCGAGTCCTGGTTGCCCCCCTTTCCGCGCACGAAACGATACGACCGCGATCGCGAAGCCAAGGGTCGCTCCGAGGAGTAG
- a CDS encoding SGNH/GDSL hydrolase family protein: MKTVSDASGNLVEFAGVLAALMAASSALICCASDAPRDAAGVEISPDAAVQTPADAATGSAVDAAVETPTAVKRVAIMPLGDSITAGAHSSTDAGYRAELWKRMLGMTGYSVDFVGSNRSGQLPDVDNEGHSGWRIDQITANIDGWLATYKPDIVLLHIGTNDMARDYNVATAPDRLSALVDKIAADVPGITIVVAQIVPTLYAVINARVETFNDAISAIVRSKVSQGKKVRLVDMYHAIGKSDFYDTLHPNDTGYAKMADVWYSDLEKILAEKGP; this comes from the coding sequence GTGAAGACCGTCTCGGACGCTTCTGGCAACCTCGTTGAATTCGCGGGAGTACTCGCTGCGCTCATGGCCGCATCCTCGGCGCTCATTTGCTGCGCCAGCGATGCCCCGAGGGATGCGGCGGGAGTGGAAATATCGCCTGACGCGGCGGTGCAAACCCCGGCGGACGCCGCGACGGGATCCGCCGTTGACGCGGCCGTCGAAACGCCGACGGCGGTCAAAAGGGTGGCCATCATGCCCCTGGGCGACTCCATCACGGCCGGGGCGCACAGCAGTACCGATGCCGGCTACCGCGCCGAATTGTGGAAGCGGATGCTCGGCATGACCGGATATTCCGTCGACTTCGTCGGCTCGAATCGCAGCGGCCAGCTTCCCGACGTCGACAACGAAGGGCACTCGGGGTGGCGTATCGACCAGATTACCGCGAACATCGACGGGTGGCTGGCGACGTACAAGCCGGACATCGTGCTCTTGCACATCGGCACCAACGATATGGCGCGCGATTACAATGTCGCAACGGCGCCGGATCGATTGAGTGCACTCGTCGATAAAATCGCCGCCGACGTTCCCGGCATCACCATCGTGGTCGCGCAAATCGTGCCGACGTTGTATGCCGTCATCAACGCGCGGGTCGAGACCTTCAACGATGCGATTTCCGCCATCGTGCGAAGCAAGGTGTCGCAGGGCAAAAAGGTGCGATTGGTCGACATGTACCACGCAATCGGCAAATCGGATTTTTACGATACCCTGCACCCGAACGACACCGGCTATGCGAAAATGGCCGATGTCTGGTATTCGGATTTGGAGAAAATTTTGGCCGAGAAGGGACCGTAG